One segment of Ahaetulla prasina isolate Xishuangbanna chromosome 9, ASM2864084v1, whole genome shotgun sequence DNA contains the following:
- the LOC131204049 gene encoding interleukin-1 receptor antagonist protein-like isoform X3, which yields MGNSQGEEQLAQSAGNEAQGTVFKSRLWDVNQKSLYLQNNELIAGYLQAPNSALEEKIFWVRNWAFGQENFPIILSIRGGKSCLACSPGSPPELQLESVNISDLCKDKEGSTRFTFFMSNKDGIRRFESAAHPGWFLCTSSKANEPIGLINNPGPSHLVDFYFQPES from the exons ATGGGCAACTCCCAGGGAGAGGAGCAGCTGGCTCAGTCAG CTGGAAACGAGGCCCAAGGAACCGTCTTCAAGTCGCG ACTCTGGGATGTAAACCAGAAATCCCTCTACCTTCAGAACAATGAACTAATAGCCGGATACTTGCAAGCCCCCAACTCTGCACTGGAAG AAAAGATTTTCTGGGTCCGCAACTGGGCCTTTGGCCAAGAGAACTTCCCCATCATCCTGAGCATTCGGGGTGGGAAAAGCTGCCTGGCCTGCTCTCCTGGGTCCCCGCCTGAGCTCCAGTTGGAG aGTGTCAACATCTCCGATCTGTGCAAAGATAAAGAGGGCTCCACCCGCTTCACCTTCTTCATGTCTAACAAAGATGGAATACGGCGTTTTGAGTCAGCCGCCCACCCGGGCTGGTTCCTCTGCACTTCTTCCAAAGCCAACGAACCCATTGGGCTGATAAATAACCCAGGACCTTCTCATCTGGTGGACTTCTATTTTCAGCCTGAATCTTAG
- the LOC131204049 gene encoding interleukin-1 receptor antagonist protein-like isoform X1: protein MINVLHTMESSRYSTNKMTLFLLSVLCAAGNEAQGTVFKSRLWDVNQKSLYLQNNELIAGYLQAPNSALEEKIFWVRNWAFGQENFPIILSIRGGKSCLACSPGSPPELQLESVNISDLCKDKEGSTRFTFFMSNKDGIRRFESAAHPGWFLCTSSKANEPIGLINNPGPSHLVDFYFQPES from the exons ATGATAAATGTGTTGCACACAATGGAGTCCAGCaggtactcaacaaataaaatgACCCTTTTCCTGCTTTCTGTTCTTTGTGCAGCTGGAAACGAGGCCCAAGGAACCGTCTTCAAGTCGCG ACTCTGGGATGTAAACCAGAAATCCCTCTACCTTCAGAACAATGAACTAATAGCCGGATACTTGCAAGCCCCCAACTCTGCACTGGAAG AAAAGATTTTCTGGGTCCGCAACTGGGCCTTTGGCCAAGAGAACTTCCCCATCATCCTGAGCATTCGGGGTGGGAAAAGCTGCCTGGCCTGCTCTCCTGGGTCCCCGCCTGAGCTCCAGTTGGAG aGTGTCAACATCTCCGATCTGTGCAAAGATAAAGAGGGCTCCACCCGCTTCACCTTCTTCATGTCTAACAAAGATGGAATACGGCGTTTTGAGTCAGCCGCCCACCCGGGCTGGTTCCTCTGCACTTCTTCCAAAGCCAACGAACCCATTGGGCTGATAAATAACCCAGGACCTTCTCATCTGGTGGACTTCTATTTTCAGCCTGAATCTTAG
- the LOC131204049 gene encoding interleukin-1 receptor antagonist protein-like isoform X2 produces MGNSQGEEQLAQSGMVQPLEAGNEAQGTVFKSRLWDVNQKSLYLQNNELIAGYLQAPNSALEEKIFWVRNWAFGQENFPIILSIRGGKSCLACSPGSPPELQLESVNISDLCKDKEGSTRFTFFMSNKDGIRRFESAAHPGWFLCTSSKANEPIGLINNPGPSHLVDFYFQPES; encoded by the exons ATGGGCAACTCCCAGGGAGAGGAGCAGCTGGCTCAGTCAGGTATGGTGCAGCCATTGGAAG CTGGAAACGAGGCCCAAGGAACCGTCTTCAAGTCGCG ACTCTGGGATGTAAACCAGAAATCCCTCTACCTTCAGAACAATGAACTAATAGCCGGATACTTGCAAGCCCCCAACTCTGCACTGGAAG AAAAGATTTTCTGGGTCCGCAACTGGGCCTTTGGCCAAGAGAACTTCCCCATCATCCTGAGCATTCGGGGTGGGAAAAGCTGCCTGGCCTGCTCTCCTGGGTCCCCGCCTGAGCTCCAGTTGGAG aGTGTCAACATCTCCGATCTGTGCAAAGATAAAGAGGGCTCCACCCGCTTCACCTTCTTCATGTCTAACAAAGATGGAATACGGCGTTTTGAGTCAGCCGCCCACCCGGGCTGGTTCCTCTGCACTTCTTCCAAAGCCAACGAACCCATTGGGCTGATAAATAACCCAGGACCTTCTCATCTGGTGGACTTCTATTTTCAGCCTGAATCTTAG
- the TMED4 gene encoding transmembrane emp24 domain-containing protein 4, which produces MAAGRFVALLWALLLGGRCARGLYFHIGETEKRCFIEEIPDETMVIGNYRTQLWDKQAEAFLPSTPGLGMFVEVRDPDAKVILSRQYGSEGRFTFTSHTPGEHQICLHSNSTRLALFAGGKLRVHLDIQVGEHANNYPEIAAKDKLTELQLRARQLLDQVEQIQKEQNYQRFREERFRMTSESTNQRVLWWSIAQTVILLLTGIWQMRHLKSFFEAKKLV; this is translated from the exons ATGGCTGCCGGGCGGTTCGTGGCGCTGCTGTGGGCGCTGCTGCTGGGCGGCCGTTGCGCGCGGGGCCTCTACTTCCACATCGGGGAGACGGAGAAGCGCTGCTTCATCGAGGAGATCCCGGACGAGACGATGGTCATCG GCAACTACCGGACGCAGCTGTGGGACAAGCAGGCCGAGGCCTTCCTGCCCTCCACGCCGGGGCTGGGCATGTTCGTGGAGGTCCGGGACCCGGACGCCAAG gTCATCCTCTCGCGGCAATACGGCTCGGAGGGCCGCTTCACCTTCACCTCGCACACGCCCGGGGAGCACCAGATCTGCCTGCACTCCAACTCCACCCGCCTGGCGCTCTTCGCGGGGGGAAAGCTG CGGGTGCACCTGGACATCCAGGTAGGGGAGCACGCCAATAACTACCCGGAGATCGCCGCCAAGGACAAGCTGACAGAGCTGCAGCTGCGAGCCAGGCAGCTGCTGGATCAGGTGGAGCAGATCCAGAAGGAGCAGAACTACCAAAGG TTCCGAGAGGAGAGGTTCCGCATGACCAGTGAGAGCACCAACCAGCGGGTGCTGTGGTGGTCCATCGCGCAGACGGTCATCCTCCTCCTTACAGGCATTTGGCAAATGAGGCACCTCAAGAGTTTCTTTGAAGCCAAAAAACTGGTTTAA